The segment tagtcttagactaacttactaactagatctagagtctagatctagattagataataCTGTTTGTAATCTGTATAGACAGtatactaatactactaatagtaatagactatagtgactatagtgtctatttatagtctataGTCAGTcaacattctagatctacatctagttattctagtatGATCTACTCTACTAGAGTACAGTCTAgagttctagagtctagaactttttttaaaactcaaactcaagaaatgctataataatataataatactaatagtagGCCAAGATCAacaaatctatataaatatagatgtagaaataaatagatctatatctaaaatctagatttttctataatctaaatctagatcaatctatattatatttatactatagaaaatatatataaaataaaatatagtcaTTATTGACCATAGTCTAGAGTATCTATAGATATTAGATaagttatttgtttaaaaaagaaaaacaggaaAATCTTTTGATCTAGGATAttatatgaaatatttattaaataaataaataataatttacaatttACACCAATTTTATCGAtttttagaattttagatctatctagtctattactattagtagtaTCTACTACAGTAAAGTTGATTGTAGATTGATGTTCTAGagctatataatatagattatagatgtgGTCTATCTGTATCTCAATGTCTATTCTAGAAATCTTGATTTGTCTTGATACAAGagctttaataaaatgttaattgTTTCAAGACATCCCACACTAGAATCCTAAAAGGAGAGTTTAGAACTAGACTCTAGAGGAAGAAGGATGAATGACATCTACCACACTTTATCAGAATTAGATCTTTACTGGGAAAAGTTTTGGGCAGATATATAATGCAAACACAGTGGAGTGTGTAAACAATCTAGATTTGGGCCATAGTTTGTCCAAATTTTTCTAGTGGATTATTTGTATGTAAATGAAAatgttagatctagtagtttaaCTTCTCAACTTAGGAATTTATTAGTTTAGTCTTTTTTAGTTGTATTTATCTGTTCTATTTACTGACTCATTGGTTTACTAATTactgtgttaaaaaaaataagaattatTTATAAATGACCCAATAATTTTATATGgcaatttcatttttaatttaaaggtagggaatcattttttttttactcgatCTTAAGGCAGTATATATAACAAATAGCTATCATTTTTACTAGATCTTAAGGCCATAAGATCAGCAAGGAAACCCCGACTTTGCAGAGTTTAAAGTccctgattaacatgcatgactagtttGATACATTAAATGCGTAGCAGGGCataaatatcttctttttttgaagtaacatatctataatatataagataagataactaatAGCTATAATTTTTACTAGAACTTAAGGTAAAAACAAATAGCTTTgatttttaatgtgttttttttttaatgtgtttgttttttgggtcaaatattagattttaaaattttgctgtTGGTTTGcaaagcatcttttttttttttcatctcctctcatttctatttttatttagaaaaaaaaaatatatccacaAGGGAtgcggtggctaagtggttaagaGCTTGGCTTGTGAACCTGGCATCCtcagtttttttaattttaggggTTTTTaaggcgcccttgagtccacccaactctaatgggtacctgtcattatttggggaaaagtaaaggtggttagttGTTGTGCATGATACCCTGCTTGTTCaccgttggctaaagaaacagatgaccttaatatcatctgccctatagattgcataGTCTAAAATGGGAACTTTATATTTAACTTAGTGATACGgaaaacatttttatgaacTAAATACATTGGAATGCTTATATTTAACTGCTCATTGTAGGttattcttatatttttttaacttatgaAATTAAAGATTTATACTCTTTATATTTACGGCatacttttatttaatttaggTGACAATTCCACAAAGCAGATGCCGCCAAACTGTCCATTAGAAGTTGCACTCTGGCCGAACACTGGTCATCATCATGCCAGCCCATCAATTATGAACACAAATTTATGTCAAGTCGATCTTATAGATGCAATTCACAAGCTCTTTTTGTCGACACCACCAAGGCCCGTTGAGCCATGCCCTGGTAATCATAACGTTCATCAAGAAGAAAGTTCAAACGATTCTGGTTTCGGCTCCTCTGGATTTTCTGTTTACAAGCCGTTATATGACTGTAACACAGAAATCGAAAAATTGCATCTTGCTGTTAAAGAGTTAAatgaatgttgtttttattatggcTCTGTAAGCAGCCAGGAAGCACGAGTTATACTATGTAAAAAGCCTATAGGAACATTTTTACTTCGGGACAGTTCAGATTCAAGATATTTGTATTCTCTTAGTTTGAAGACCGAAAGGGGGGCTACAAGTGTTCGAATAGTGTACAGTAGAGGACTGTTTCAATTTGATAGTGATGAAAGGATACGCAATAAACTGCCTTGCTTTGAAAGTGTGCTGGCACTTGTGGACTTTCATGTGATGGTATCTCAGAGCGGAAATAACAAATCGTGGAGATGGGAAGAGAACTCTGGTAAAAAAAGCATGAAAGTGAATCTAAAGGAGCCACTCAAGTGTTCGGTCCCTTCGTTGGCTCACCTTTCCAGGATAAAAATTAACCAGTGCCTTGAAGATGTTTATATGCCTCAATTCTCTGTGGATAAATTGTTAATATCAATGCAGTTAAAGGATTACCTTAAAGCATATCCTTATAGAGTATgatgacacttttttttaattatgaacTCTCTAAAGTATTATTACTaggaatatttatttaaaagttaaaGCAGAATCAAagctatatagatatatatgcatattataaatatatatgtatatatttagttttatgtaCTTGAGATACTGTCTTTAAATGCATGGCTATTTTATTGACTCACTAGTCAATTATCTAAgcatgtttatattattttacaaacataataCCAATACCAGGCAGAGTTTTCTCCCTCTTGCTGTTCTGCTGCATCTTGAGTGGGACAGACATGGTCAGGTTTTTGTTTGTCAGTGTGACCAAACTCATGTTGTCCACCTTTGTATAAGTGAAAAGAGATGTAAACTCTGTCTTGGTCATTAGTAGTCAGTAGCTTTGTTACAAAAGTTGTCCTGACAGGAACTTTTTAATGAAGCTATTTACCTAGTGACAGTAGTCTTGTGTTTCTATCTAGTCACTGTACAATTTTGATGTTAACTACCTCCTATGTATAGTTGGGTAAGGGAGTGTTGACTTAAGACCttgctattttatttatttgaatgtcTCAGGAAAGGGACGCTTATTCTCATTGGTCTTTGGTCCGATGTCAACAATATGTGATTTGGTCACCATGGCTTATGAATTTTTAATACATGATACAATTTAAAGTGTGTcctaaaaagttttttgttcatattaacatttttaaaatattttttttgccaatCTTTTTTACAAAACCAAATTATAATTTCTTCACATTATGGAAATCAGTTCTGTTTAAGCAACTTTACTAAACCATTGAATATATTTGTTCCAATCTTTCAATTGAAAacaattatataatttaaaatactaTTAGTGTCAATGAACTTTAGATTTGTAGATCAAATTAATGTATCATTGATGAGCATGCTTCCACATTTAAGCCTGTGTACATatgtacatacatacaaataatttattaacttttatatttctttttgaaaattgCAAGCTAAATAACTTACACCAGGGAATGTTGTTTATAACCCACCCACCCCAAACTCTGAATTGCCCACTGCCTCAGTATCTAGACGACGAAATAGGGACACAACATTTCTGCTTTAGTGGCTAGAAGTTGTAACTCTGACCCATCTCTATAGCCATCAGTTTGAGGAGAGTGTTGTGCCATCAGCACAATACGCTAGATAAAGAATAATCAGCTGGAGTAGAAATGTGGGGCCAATCAGGCACTCAGCCTGGCCTTGTCAGTAAATGGTCAATATGAACCTTCGATTTGTAGATCAAATTGATTCATCGTTGATGAGCATGCTTTCACATATTAAATGCATGCCAGCACCACAGGTAGAAATGTGGGTGGAATCATGAGCTCGGCCTGGCCTTGTCGGCAAATGTGGTCCAGAGTGGACTAGCCATATGTTTCAATGTACAACACAAAAAAAGGTGACTCACCTAATGaatacacacacattttttttattgtcccaTATAGATGCACATTTTAACTCGAACAGACTAGTTGATAattcacagttttttttttttttttgttatttttcaattattatttaatagatCTGTCTTTCCGAAATGTTGAAGTTGATTAGAGATTTTAGTTAGATGACAGGCACATTATGTATACACACCATACTGATTAAGGCTACAGAGGGAGGGACCTATGGAAGCATGGGGGAGCAAAATATAAAGCATAACAATgaatttttgtaaatgtttttttagtttgtatatatatacaatatatcaAATATGTGTTTACATCTAACACAATAAACGAACAGaatgctatttttaaaaaagatacttccccttttttttttagttattaattataataaaacagATGTGCTCCATTGGCATTTAGTCTACAATCTTACTGTGGGTACACTTTACGCTAGTTATTCTGGTTGCATCCAATGATTTAATcataaaattattgttttaaatttggtcTCCACTCGCCCTTCTTTGTATTATCCCCTCCACCCTTCTGTCATGTCAGCTAAAAgactttttgaagtaatgtcggTATTATATGAGATGAGAGAAAGACAACATGAAACTTTAGATAATTTATATTGTCAACACTTACTCAATATGACTAAGAAACATTTAATAACTCAacattattgttataaatgtgGTTCAAAATCATCTTCACCTATACCATAGTCTGTTGGAGCATCAAACAAGTTTGTCtatatctttctccattcctctcattttgccttggatagaatctctctcaatggcaggcccatcctttcttttatattgtcttcccaACGCTAtctctgtctccctcttcttctttttttcctggtactgtccctgaaggaaggtttttgggATTCCCTTATAATATGGCCTTAAACCttataatatggccatagagtttttgtttttgcaatttattatacaatagttagcaggtcaccATGGGttccaatcgctgtagtaaccctgtctctttttttgtgatgtggtctttgaatgtgataccaaGGATCCTCCTATAGCATCTCAACTCCATtgttaggatcctcctctccAGCTCTGCAGTCCAAAATGCACATTTTCAAATTATCTTCTCCTCTTGTTTCCCTGAAAagtagatctacacaatgtagTTTAGTAATGAGGAAGAATTTCCTCATCAGGATAAATAGTTAAGACTTCTAGgaaaggtgttgttttttttttaagttcctgTTTCTGTGTTGCTAAATAAATCTTTTTGAGTTACaggtattataattattttttgtttgtttgtttaatatcCTTAGCCTAAAAGACACATGAAATCTAATAACAAATACCCAGATTAATAATTTCTGTTTTGAGCATTATCActgatatataaatatgtatttgaGCCTCTGTTTTCAAAGTGATTTACATTTGTAGAAGTTAAATAGTTTGCCTATATAAACATATCATTGATAAGCTGAAAGAAAATATGACTGGTATTAAATATAGGCTAATAGGAAGGATTCTTATTAAATATGATCCaaatatataagaaaatattaaatattatctaAATATACAAGAAAGGATTCGTATTAAAtatgataaaaatgtttgtttcctgAACAGTCAGCTGATATACGTAGGACGTATTTTAGCGTAGGCAAGCCAGGCAACACAGTGCTGTTGAcgagaacacacacacacgcacgcacgccttCCACTCTAGTTTCGATTTCCGAGAATATGAACCTTTCTGGgaagtgaaaataaataaaacaaattgatcAGCCTCAAAAAGGAGACACGTGAAAGTCCTGTGTTTCCTAATTAAGTTGACAAGGttgtgttttgtgttttttttgcttttgttaaagaaaggtaggattttttttttagaccatcAGAACTTAACAGAATAtgtctattaataaactatattcCCTCCCCAACTCAGGATATAGCTACTATCTCTATGCAACATTATTTTCCCCACTCGATTCAAACCGGACAGACGTAGGATATCCTAAATATCGTCAGAACTAATCCTGCATGTTGTTGAACCAGGATGGATGtatgaatgtttttatttgataaatTCACACCAGGTTGTAAGAACGTTTCAAATATTGTGCTTGTCACGATGGGGCCGCCCATGattggctcttttttttttttaaagtcagccTGTTCAGATAGTGTTATTTAATGGCTTTCGTAGGATGATGATAGCAATGGCTATTGTGAAATGGGAGGCATAGACAAAGGCCCATCCCTAGTAAGTAGTTACCGAGAACATAGATGTAGCAGTCCATCCTAAAAAACTAAGACCACCAAATCAGAGGCAGATCATGGGTTTCTGATTTTCTAACAAAGCCGTGATtgttacaccccccccccccgctctcacccccccccccggttaaCACTCCTGTTACCAGCAAACTATAACGCCAAGTGTACCATTTCTTCATGATGTTCAAACCACGGACCACTAGGCCTATGCGATTACAACTATTGTGTAGGGGGGTTGTACTTTATCTCTGTGACGCACCTCTACCAAAACACGAAATATATTTTCAAGAAAGGGATAGTCTAGGAAAATTTCTAAATATCTGCGCATTTTGTTACCGGCCAGTCAGGTTTCTTCAATCAGCTGTGGTGATTTCCACAGTCGCTTTTGTTGTATGAAGGTATGCGTCTGAGTAATTTGAGTTTGGGGTCAAGAAGTGCGGGTTGGGTTAAAGTGACATAAGGGGAACTAATCGTGCAGTGTTTCCTGTTTAAATTGATCAATAGGCCTAATTTATAAATCTGAATCTTTGTTTAGTGTTTTGAAACCAATGGCGCCGAAAAATTATTAGATAACCGATCAAATAGTTCAGGGATCAATAATGGAGTAATCACTGGGAATTAATTTGAAGTAAAagttaagtttccctttcagtccttgcgatctatagggcagataatgtaaaagtcttttgtttctgtggcccatggttaacgagggtgtcatgtgaatTAGAAtagcaatttaaaataaatactgtTTGGTTGGAAGTTTGAAATGAACGAGAAGCTTAATGAATAAACAGcagattatttattttcaattaaaaatctCTTTTAATGTCTATTTCTACAAGTcacaatacaaaaataaaccATTCCTATTAGATTAacaagggaaaagatcgtcacTCGCATGTAGACTAATGTCATAAAGCGATTAGTTGCCAAACAATTCATTTTATAGCCTTAAATGAAATTGTCGCCTCTGTTTTTGGTATACTTTCCTAGCAGAATTGTTGCAGACTTAGcttttgcttaaaaaataacaacGTCATATTAAAAGACTTCATCTGTCTCTCAACTTTTGTggtaggagtgctgtgacagttctatTAAAGACTTCATCTGTCTCTCGAGTTTTGTCTTAGGAGTGTTGTGACAGTTCTATTAAAGACTTCATCTGTCTCTCGAGTTTTGTCTTAGGAGTGTTGTGACAGTTCTATTAAAGACTTCATCTGTCTCTCGAGTTTTGTCGTAGGACTGATGTGACAGTTCTATTAAAGACTTCATCTGTCACTCGGCTTTTgtcgtaggagtgctgtgacagttctatTAAAGACTTCATCTGTCTCTCGAGTTTTGTCttaggagtgctgtgacagttctatTAAAGACTTCATCTGTCTCTCGAGTTTTgtcgtaggagtgctgtgacagttctatTAAAGACTTCATCTGTCTCTCGAGTTTTGTCGTAGGACTGCTGTGACAGTTCTATTAAAGACTTCATCTGTCACTCGGCTTTTgtcgtaggagtgctgtgacagttctatTAAAGACTTCATCTGTCACTCGACTTTTgtcgtaggagtgctgtgacagttctatTAAATACTTCATCTGTCTCTCGAGTTTTGTCGTAGGACTGCTGTGACAGTTCTATTAAAGACTTCATCTGTCACTCGGCTTTTgtcgtaggagtgctgtgacagttctatTAAAGACTTCATCTGTCACTCGGCTTTTgtcgtaggagtgctgtgacagttctatTAAAGACTTCATCTGTCTCTCGACTTTTGTCttaggagtgctgtgacagttctatTAAAATCGGGGTCTGTGTTATGCAAATGTGAATCTCGTTTAAGCAGGTcgagaaaaaattattttgccaGCCTTTGAAGAAATTCTAAAAACTGTTATACGCAAATCTGCATCTGATATCTTTAAAAAGAACTGTAACCAATAATACATTTCAAAGGCGTATTGGTGAAATGAGTTTTGACGTTGAAAGCTTCGTATGTAAATATTAGAAAACGACATATTTCTCTATAAAGCTAGAAGATTAAACCTTGCCTGGTAATGAAACTTCATTATTGgaatatgtttgttttattatgcATAACAAATCCATAAAGAACTGTTCTTTGCCAAGAACTTTTATCAATTGCTCCTTCACACCGAAGTACGATGGTTGTCGAGAGGCTTATGTTTGacaatatatgttttttttctttttaacactCTTTTGGAAGTTCTTGGATACTAAGATCCAATTgtaaaacattaataataaatCATGCGAACATAGCCTATTGATCAGACTTGTTTCATTCACAAAATGATATTAACTTGCAACTACAGGTAACCTAAATTTGATCGAAACGAAGTCTCGTCATTTCTTCCGAGAATACAACTAATTA is part of the Biomphalaria glabrata chromosome 2, xgBioGlab47.1, whole genome shotgun sequence genome and harbors:
- the LOC106053197 gene encoding suppressor of cytokine signaling 2-like isoform X1, with product MRLGVQLKFVFPYRQTSLRIKQGDNSTKQMPPNCPLEVALWPNTGHHHASPSIMNTNLCQVDLIDAIHKLFLSTPPRPVEPCPGNHNVHQEESSNDSGFGSSGFSVYKPLYDCNTEIEKLHLAVKELNECCFYYGSVSSQEARVILCKKPIGTFLLRDSSDSRYLYSLSLKTERGATSVRIVYSRGLFQFDSDERIRNKLPCFESVLALVDFHVMVSQSGNNKSWRWEENSGKKSMKVNLKEPLKCSVPSLAHLSRIKINQCLEDVYMPQFSVDKLLISMQLKDYLKAYPYRV
- the LOC106053197 gene encoding suppressor of cytokine signaling 2-like isoform X2, translated to MPPNCPLEVALWPNTGHHHASPSIMNTNLCQVDLIDAIHKLFLSTPPRPVEPCPGNHNVHQEESSNDSGFGSSGFSVYKPLYDCNTEIEKLHLAVKELNECCFYYGSVSSQEARVILCKKPIGTFLLRDSSDSRYLYSLSLKTERGATSVRIVYSRGLFQFDSDERIRNKLPCFESVLALVDFHVMVSQSGNNKSWRWEENSGKKSMKVNLKEPLKCSVPSLAHLSRIKINQCLEDVYMPQFSVDKLLISMQLKDYLKAYPYRV